From one Humulus lupulus chromosome 8, drHumLupu1.1, whole genome shotgun sequence genomic stretch:
- the LOC133796897 gene encoding LOW QUALITY PROTEIN: BAG family molecular chaperone regulator 6 (The sequence of the model RefSeq protein was modified relative to this genomic sequence to represent the inferred CDS: deleted 2 bases in 1 codon) — protein sequence MMPVYTHGDSFPHKSNQNGCRAFPSYTQVDPTKPSMVYDPWPCNGGYGYATPCNSCYNHGNFPGFYGFRPCYPQPPMPPSPVHSCGGYPIPYPEAHHISYVPPLQYSTDLPRYEYDKNRPGTYHCCGCHNHHCQQKEDRGLKIEEKGEPDVMAKRGNKKSLIPVETGNYSYPVVWIPQEYLQDNTKPLEPPKMAEQETVPCETKPNEKKNSQEQEQNLWNGWHPLDADRLRYLLYGGDGKGTQEQQKPVVVLPYNGRGEEVGNNDKKDTHANEDQKSDDRIDRMRQFPFPIVWMPSEDKGREGIGGKDIEEVNGSPKFDGNQPIKFKLIPVKHLGDDNHTDNSKVNGENLARRNETEVRDHAVTQNNIPLKQVDQPHKDVEKSDDNEKKSVTIKPSGTNRKRESSPPKSPKLPPVCLRVDPLPRRKKENANSPSLSTPAGKELSQKNSNEMKVSQDSKSHESTPTESKKVEPKRMEKKEIVVTEKTSNGEHHSDGSQVLVHSSAQTNPEVSEKPYCEKADKDGDGHQFKEAAIAKEVDTATEKTEEKNKSKESVESGYANKLEKKILLSDTEAAVRIQSSYRGFVIRRSEPLKKLKQIAEVREQLVDVRNRLQALESSSDDQIDEKQKIVIGEIIMRLLLKLDTIQGLLPSLRDIRKSLAKELTTLQEKLDYLMIVKSEESKAEVCPVELVEQEICKTENNECMSKQEAMKVDDVLGNIHGAVESHQDHRLQVVEPEGECQESSVASEPEPKEPDSEVIMEQNDEARDELSVVCEEEPMKTQEVDNAPELVQADEEEPMKTQEVDNTPELVQADEIPLKDDENDSNSGVSSPKAVDASNLDVKEENLLNELPLEVIEGEPTEFENHEQVKLKDATANGDDKAEELMAAHKDLETNELAELPTGEIVGDDLLSPAEMDNPNECQFTYETSSFEDKTPNAVEITEEVVEGKPIADIDERVKVEFVENREPVMNETPLLSKPEELQTFISSGEEGSQNVLHEDESVSSISVSIKEMSTEKNEKVNESLQAVVTEDGIKENQEEEMKVQSGDHIGYATVEKMNDKASQSEITDGEIAAGFLATPTPSEKMGSINEKQLIEENEKLREMMEKLIQAGKNQLKVISNLNGKVKNLEKKLSLRRKLSKQNRACTRRSSSVKYSNVGV from the exons ATGATGCCTGTATACACACACGGGGACTCATTTCCGCACAAAAGCAACCAAAATGGATGCAGGGCTTTCCCATCTTATACACAGGTGGATCCAACAAAGCCTTCAATGGTATACGACCCTTGGCCCTGTAACGGCGGCTATGGCTATGCAACACCTTGCAACTCCTGCTACAACCATGGTAACTTTCCTGGTTTCTATGGTTTCAGACCTTGTTATCCCCAGCCGCCAATGCCACCTTCACCAGTTCACAGCTGTGGAGGTTATCCTATTCCATATCCTGAAGCCCATCATATTTCTTACGTTCCTCCCTTACAGTATTCCACGGATCTTCCCAGATACGAGTACGACAAGAACAGGCCTGGGACCTATCACTGTTGTGGGTGTCATAATCATCATTGCCAACAGAAGGAAGATAGGGGtttgaaaattgaagaaaaaggGGAGCCTGATGTTATGGCAAAGAGAGGGAATAAGAAGTCTTTGATCCCAGTTGAGACGGGAAATTATTCTTACCCGGTTGTATGGATTCCGCAAGAGTATTTGCAAGATAATACAAAGCCTCTTGAACCACCTAAGATGGCAGAGCAGGAAACCGTTCCTTGCGAGACAAAGCCCAATGAGaaaaagaactctcaagaacaggAACAAAATCTCTGGAATGGATGGCACCCACTTGATGCAGACAGGCTGAGGTATCTACTTTATGGCGGAGACGGTAAGGGCACTCAGGAGCAACAGAAACCAGTTGTTGTGTTGCCTTACAATGGTAGGGGAGAAGAGGTTGGAAACAATGACAAGAAGGATACACATGCTAACGAGGATCAGAAGAGTGACGACCGAATAGATAGAATGAGACAGTTTCCTTTTCCTATCGTTTGGATGCCTTCTGAGGACAAAGGACGTGAAGGAATTGGAGGGAAGGACATTGAGGAAGTTAATGGCTCGCCAAAGTTTGATGGTAATCAACCAATTAAGTTCAAGCTTATTCCAGTGAAGCATCTTGGTGATGACAACCACACAGACAACTCTAAGGTCAATGGAGAGAATCTTGCTCGCCGGAATGAGACAGAGGTGAGGGATCATGCTGTAACTCAGAATAACATTCCTTTGAAGCAGGTTGATCAACCACATAAAGATGTAGAGAAGTCAGATGACAATGAGAAGAAGAGCGTAACAATCAAGCCTTCTGGAACAAATCGTAAAAGAGAGTCCTCTCCGCCAAAATCACCTAAACTACCTCCTGTTTGTCTTAGAGTTGATCCTTTGCCAAGAAGGAAGAAAGAAAACGCAAATTCCCCGTCTCTTAGCACGCCTGCTGGGAAAGAACTCTCCCAAAAGAACTCAAACGAGATGAAGGTATCTCAAGATTCAAAGAGTCATGAAAGTACTCCAACTGAGAGCAAGAAGGTggagccaaagagaatggagaaaAAAGAAATTGTGGTGACTGAGAAGACAAGCAATGGAGAACATCATAGTGATGGGTCTCAAGTTCTTGTTCATTCATCAGCTCAGACCAATCCTGAGGTTTCCGAGAAGCCTTATTGTGAGAAAGCTGATAAAGATGGTGATGGACATCAATTTAAGGAAGCTGCAATAGCAAAGGAGGTGGATACAGCAACTGAGAAAACGGAAGAGAAAAATAAATCTAAAGAATCAGTCGAATCTGGTTATGCAAATAAGCTCGAAAAGAAGATATTATTATCAGATACAGAAGCTGCTGTGCGTATTCAGTCTTCCTACCGTGGATTCGTTATAAGGAGATCGGAGCCTTTGAAGAAACTGAAGCAAATAGCTGAGGTGCGTGAGCAGTTGGTTGATGTTCGAAATCGTCTCCAAGCGTTGGAGTCATCTTCTGATGACCAAATTGACGAAAAGCAGAAAATTGTAATTGGAGAAATCATTATGAGACTGCTGCTAAAATTGGATACTATTCAG GGTCTTCTCCCAAGTCTTAGAGATATCAGAAAATCTTTGGCGAAGGAGCTTACTACTCTCCAGGAAAAACTTGACTATCTCATGATAGTAAAATCTGAAGAATCGAAAGCAGAGGTTTGCCCTGTTGAGCTTGTGGAACAAGAAATTTGCAAGACGGAAAACAATGAATGCATGTCAAAGCAGGAGGCAATGAAAGTG GATGATGTCCTCGGAAACATTCATGGTGCGGTAGAATCTCACCAAGATCATCGTCTCCAAGTGGTGGAACCTGAAGGTGAATGCCAAGAATCATCAGTGGCAAGTGAGCCGGAGCCGAAGGAGCCTGATTCAGAAGTCATTATGGAACAGAATGACGAGGCTAGAGACGAATTGTCTGTGGTTTGTGAAGAGGAGCCGATGAAGACACAAGAAGTAGATAATGCTCCTGAGCTTGTGCAAGCTGATGAAGAAGAACCAATGAAGACACAAGAAGTAGATAATACTCCTGAACTTGTGCAAGCTGATGAAATCCCCCTTAAAGATGATGAGAATGATTCTAATTCAGGGGTAAGTTCTCCCAAAGCTGTTGATGCATCAAATTTAGATGTTAAAGAAGAAAACCTTTTGAATGAGTTACCATTGGAAGTAATTGAAGGCGAACCTACTGAGTTTGAAAACCATGAACAAGTTAAATTAAAAGATGCTACAGCTAATGGGGATGATAAAGCTGAGGAGTTGATGGCCGCACATAAGGATTTGGAGACGAATGAATTAGCAGAATTGCCTACGGGGGAAATTGTTGGTGATGATCTTTTATCTCCTGCTGAAATGGATAATCCTAATGAATGCCAATTTACATATGAAACGAGTTCATTTGAAGATAAGACTCCAAATGCGGTTGAGATAACAGAGGAAGTAGTTGAAGGGAAGCCTATTGCTGATATAGATGAAAGGGTAAAAGTTGAATTTGTGGAGAACAGGGAACCAGTGATGAATGAGACTCCACTTTTATCCAAACCAGAAGAATTGCAAACGTTTATCTCAAGTGGGGAGGAGGGAAGTCAAAATGTTTTGCATGAGGATGAAAGTGTATCATCAATATCAGTAAGCATAAAGGAAATGTCGACTGAGAAAAATGAAAAAGTTAATGAGAGCTTGCAGGCAGTCGTCACAGAAGACGGTATTAAAGAGAACCAAGAGGAAGAGATGAAAGTTCAATCAGGGGATCACATAGGATATGCCACTGTTGAGAAAATGAACGACAAGGCGTCTCAGTCAGAAATCACCGATGGAGAGATTGCAGCTGGGTTTCTTGCAACACCAACTCCCAGTGAAAAAATGGGGAGCATAAACGAGAAACAACTAATTGAAGAGAATGAGAAACTAAGGGAGATGATGGAGAAGCTGATCCAAGCAGGAAAAAACCAGCTGAAAGTCATATCCAACCTGAATGGTAAAGTGAAAAACTTGGAGAAAAAATTGTCGCTGAGGAGGAAACTGAGTAAACAGAACAGGGCTTGCACTCGTAGATCTTCAAGTGTGAAATACTCAAATGTGGGTGTGTAG